AAACGCTCCTCCCGGGCGCGGATCGAGTTCAGATTCCACGTGACAACCTTCAAGTTCGCCTCCTCTCAGGCCCCCATGGACCAATAGCGTCCGTTGCTTCGCCTCAATGCCAGCGGTGTCTCGTAGAGCTCCCGCAGCAGCGTCTCGGTGATGACCTTTTCCGTCTCGCCCGACCGGAACACGCGGCCGCCCTTGAGCACCAGCGTGTTCTCGAAGGCGGGCAGGATCTCCTCGATGTGATGCGTGACGTAAACCAGCGCGGTGGCGTCGGTGGTGCGCCCCAGCTCCTGGAGCGCCGCCAGCAGGCTTTCCCGCGCTCCCGGGTCCAGGCCCGCGCACGGCTCGTCCAGGAACATGAGGTAGGGGCGAGCCATCAACGCCCGGCTGATGAGCACCTTCTGCTGCTCTCCCTGGGACAGCGTACCGAACGCCTGGTCCCTCAGCCTCAGGCACCCCATGCGCTCCATGAGGCCCTCGGCACGCGCGAAGTCCTCCTCCACGGGACGCACCGTCGACATCTCCAGCAGGCCGATCTGCGCGAACTTGCCCGACACCACCGTCCGCAGCGCGCGTTCCCGTGCCGGGATCTGGGAGGCCAGGGAGACCGTGACCCAGCCGATGCCCTTGCGCAGCTCGCGAAGATCCCCCCGCCGGCTGCCGTTCCGGTAAACGGTGCCCCCTTGGTTCGGCCACAGGTACCCGCACGCCATCTTCAGCAGCGTGGTCTTGCCCGAGCCGTTGGGTCCCAGGATCACCCAAT
This Deltaproteobacteria bacterium DNA region includes the following protein-coding sequences:
- a CDS encoding ATP-binding cassette domain-containing protein; its protein translation is MNTQVPLDIRNVSYSAGQRTILDSIEWTVHQGEHWVILGPNGSGKTTLLKMACGYLWPNQGGTVYRNGSRRGDLRELRKGIGWVTVSLASQIPARERALRTVVSGKFAQIGLLEMSTVRPVEEDFARAEGLMERMGCLRLRDQAFGTLSQGEQQKVLISRALMARPYLMFLDEPCAGLDPGARESLLAALQELGRTTDATALVYVTHHIEEILPAFENTLVLKGGRVFRSGETEKVITETLLRELYETPLALRRSNGRYWSMGA